Genomic DNA from Sphingobium sp. WTD-1:
CGCGCCGATCAGCCCGCTCTATGCCAACGGCCTGCTGGCGCGTGACTGGCTGGCAAGCGACTGGACCCGCGTGGCGGGCGATGCAGGCACCTGGGCGATCGACCAATATGCGACGCGCAGCGCGCTGATGCTGACCGGGGCAGGCACGTCGGTGCCGATGTTCCATGACGCCTATCGTAGGGCGGGTGCGGCGGCGCGTGTGCTGCTGTGCAAGGCGGCGGCGGCGCGCTGGGGCGTGCCCTGGGAAAGCTGCGACATCCAGAATGGCATCATCACCGACGGCGCGGAGCGCAAGCTGCGGCTGGGCGATGTGGTGGAGGATGCCGCCGGTTTCACCCTGCCCGACATCCTGCCCTATCGACAGGGCAATGACGGCCGGCTGACCGGGCTGGATCTGCCCCGGCTCGACACCCCGTCCAAGATCGACGGCAGCCATAATTTCGCCGCCGACATCCGTTTGCCCGACATGGTCTTCGCCTCGATCCGGCAGGGGCCGATCGGCGACGCCGTGCTGAAGGATGCGCGCGATGCCGAGGCGCAGAAGGTCACTGGCTTTCTGAAACTGGTGCGCACGGAGCGCTGGATCGCGGCGGTCGGCACAAACTGGTGGGCGGCGAACCGGGCGCTCGATCTGATCGATCCCAGCTTCACCCTGCGCGGCACGCCGGTCGACAGCGGTCGCATCGATGCTGCGTTGGAGGATGCCTTTTCCGGGGATGCCGGCCGGCGTCTCTATGTGCAGGGCGACCTGCTGCCGGTGTTCGAGAAGGCGACGATCCTGGCCAGCGAATATCAGGTCGATCCCGGCCTGCACCTGGCGCTTGAGCCGATGTGCGCGACGGCGCGGGTGACGGAGGAGGGCGCCGAAGTCTGGATGGCGACGCAGGCGCCCGCGCTGGCCCGCGCCGCGATCGCGGATGCGCTGGGCCTGTCGGACGGCGCGGTGACGCTTTACCCGCTTCATGCCGGCGGCGCGACCGGACGGCATATGGATTGGGAGGCGGGCGTGCAGGCCGCGCTGATCGCGCGCGATGTCGGCCGTCCGGTGCAACTGCTCTGGTCGCGGCTGGAGGATGTGATTCAGGATCGGCCGGGCGCCCCGGCACATGCCCGCATGGCGGCCAAGCTGGGCCGTGGTGGCATGGTAGAGGGATGGCTGGCCAAGGTGGCGGCTCCCTGCGCCATGACCCAGACCTGGTCGCGCATCGCTGGTGGCAAGCTGCCGCATGAGGCTGCGGCCGAAGCGGGCGACAAGGCGACCCGGCTGGCCGTGGCCGGCATGGTGCCGCCCTATGCCATTCCCAATTGGGCGGTGGATCATTATCCCGCTGACGTTGGCCTGCCGCTCGGCTTCATGCGCGGCAATGCGCATCTCCATGGTGCCTTCTTCACCGAATGCTTCCTTGACGAGCTCGCCCATCTGGCGGGGATTGAGGCGATGTCCTTCCGTATCCAGATGCTGGGCGGCAACCCGCGCCTCGCCCATTGCCTCTCCACGGCAGCGGCCATGGGCGGCTGGCAGGGGGGCATTGCCGGCAGCGGGCAGGGGATCGCCGCGCATATGATGAACGGCGCCTATGCCGCCGTGATGGTCGAGGCGGGGATCGAGGGCAATACGCTCAGCGTCCGGCGGATGGTCGCGGCAGTGGATTGCGGCGACCAGGTCAATCCCGATATCGCCCGGCAGCAGATAGAAAGCGGGCTGATCCATGGTCTCGCGCTCGCCATGGGGGCGTCGGTGCCCTATGCCGGTGGCATGCCGACGCGCGCGATGCTGGGGCGGATGAACCTGCCGCGGCTAGGCGACATCGGAGAGGTCAGCGTGGAGCTGATCCGCAGCACGGCCGACCCGGCCGGCGTCACCGACCTAGGCGCACCGCTCGCCGCGCCGGCGATCGCCAATGCGCTCTTCACCGTCACCGGGCAGCGATTCCGCAGCCTGCCGATCATGGGGAATGGCTGATGCCTGACAGCGAAGTTGACACTCGAACGCCGTCGCGCGTCGGCGTGCTGCTGATCAATCTCGGCACGCCGGACGCGCCCGATACCAAATCGGTGCGCCGCTATCTGGCGGAATTTCTGTCCGACCCGCGCGTGGTGGAAATTCCGCAGATCATCTGGCAACCGATCCTGCGCGGCGCGGTGCTGACCACCCGGCCGAAAAAGTCGGCCCATGCCTATCAGCAGGTGTGGATGCCCGGCGGGTCGCCGCTGGCTGTCTATACCCGTAAGACGGCGGAGGCATTGCAGCGGGCGATGGGGCCGGACCTGATCGTCGACTGGGCGATGCGCTATGGCAATCCGTCGATCGCCAGCCGGCTCCAGGCGATGATGGCGCAGGGGTGCGACCGCATCCTTCTGGCGCCGCTCTATCCGCAATATTCCGGCGCGACCACCGCGACTGCGCTGGACAAGGCCTTCGCCGCGCTAGCCGACATGCGGCTGCAACCGGCGATCCGCACCCTGCCGCCTTATTATGCCGATCCCCATTATATCGCCGCGTTGAAAACATCGATCGACGGACATCTGGCGCAGCTCGACTTCAGGCCCGACGCGCTGCTCGCCAGTTTTCATGGCATGCCGGAGCGGACGCTGAAGCTGGGCGATCCCTATTTTCACCAGTCGGTGGAGACGGTCCGGCTGCTCGACATGGCGATGGATCTGCCCGTTCATATGAGCTTCCAGTCGCGCTTTGGACGGGCCAAATGGCTGGAACCGGAGACAGAGGCGACGCTCACCAAATTGGTGAAGGAAGGTGTCCGGAACATTGCTGTCGTGACACCCGGATTTTCGGCAGATTGTCTGGAAACCCTAGAGGAAATCGGGCTTCGCGCGAAAGAAGTTTTTTTAGCGGAAGGTGGCGAAAAATTTGCCTTTTTGCCCTGTCTAAACGCATCCTCCGAAGCTATCACCCTCTACCAGCGGCTGGTCGGCCGCGAACTTTCAGGATGGGTGGACCAGAGGGTCTAGCAC
This window encodes:
- a CDS encoding molybdopterin cofactor-binding domain-containing protein yields the protein MARAPLKRRKDRGLSDRGVSRRTLLVGGGAAAGLVLAWAAWPRSYRPNLNVGPGEQVFDAFLKIDRAGQVIAIVPQTEMGQGVSTILPQILADELGADWRTVAVQSAPISPLYANGLLARDWLASDWTRVAGDAGTWAIDQYATRSALMLTGAGTSVPMFHDAYRRAGAAARVLLCKAAAARWGVPWESCDIQNGIITDGAERKLRLGDVVEDAAGFTLPDILPYRQGNDGRLTGLDLPRLDTPSKIDGSHNFAADIRLPDMVFASIRQGPIGDAVLKDARDAEAQKVTGFLKLVRTERWIAAVGTNWWAANRALDLIDPSFTLRGTPVDSGRIDAALEDAFSGDAGRRLYVQGDLLPVFEKATILASEYQVDPGLHLALEPMCATARVTEEGAEVWMATQAPALARAAIADALGLSDGAVTLYPLHAGGATGRHMDWEAGVQAALIARDVGRPVQLLWSRLEDVIQDRPGAPAHARMAAKLGRGGMVEGWLAKVAAPCAMTQTWSRIAGGKLPHEAAAEAGDKATRLAVAGMVPPYAIPNWAVDHYPADVGLPLGFMRGNAHLHGAFFTECFLDELAHLAGIEAMSFRIQMLGGNPRLAHCLSTAAAMGGWQGGIAGSGQGIAAHMMNGAYAAVMVEAGIEGNTLSVRRMVAAVDCGDQVNPDIARQQIESGLIHGLALAMGASVPYAGGMPTRAMLGRMNLPRLGDIGEVSVELIRSTADPAGVTDLGAPLAAPAIANALFTVTGQRFRSLPIMGNG
- the hemH gene encoding ferrochelatase; this translates as MPDSEVDTRTPSRVGVLLINLGTPDAPDTKSVRRYLAEFLSDPRVVEIPQIIWQPILRGAVLTTRPKKSAHAYQQVWMPGGSPLAVYTRKTAEALQRAMGPDLIVDWAMRYGNPSIASRLQAMMAQGCDRILLAPLYPQYSGATTATALDKAFAALADMRLQPAIRTLPPYYADPHYIAALKTSIDGHLAQLDFRPDALLASFHGMPERTLKLGDPYFHQSVETVRLLDMAMDLPVHMSFQSRFGRAKWLEPETEATLTKLVKEGVRNIAVVTPGFSADCLETLEEIGLRAKEVFLAEGGEKFAFLPCLNASSEAITLYQRLVGRELSGWVDQRV